The following nucleotide sequence is from Primulina tabacum isolate GXHZ01 chromosome 2, ASM2559414v2, whole genome shotgun sequence.
TCTTGAAACACCCTCTTGGGCGTGTAAATACGTACCTGACAACAGAAGAAAACGAACCCTTGTTTTGGTTAAAGATCAAAGAAGTACAGAAAGAAGTGATTTAACCAAAAGAATAAAAGAACAAGGCATATACAAAACAAGAAGGTTACGGATTATTACAGCAGGATCAGAATGGCTCCCAGATGAAAGTGCAAAGTGCAGAAGAGGCTCGGGACGTTCAACTGCATATCCTTGTCGTTCGTCACCCGGTttaaatttcgttctcgaagAAAGTAGCAACCTGAGCCACTGGATACAAAGGTAATTCGATAAGAGCTTCTTGTTTGACTTGTCAAAAAAGAACAAGAACTAATGACTGAAACATGGATATGCCTATCTTATTGAGAATATGAAACTGAAGACAAAAACACTTCCTCAAGTGCAGAACTTAGCCATGTTTCTCGCTGTTTTTGGCTAATGAATTAAAGTTTATGCAGTCTAGAGATCGGTCTATTTACAAGTTGAGTaaaataaaactctagaaaacCAACATACTGAACATATATCCATACCTGTCCTGGACGAGACATTCGGCAAGACAAGATAGAAGTTTGGATGGCATCTGCACTTACTATTTGACCTCCAACATTATAGGCAGCCTTGGTAACAAgagttttaatttttaattttcaaactcagtcttatttcaaaaaataaattattttttgttacCTTTAAGAGTAGTAGCATCCTCTTAGTATTGTTTTGGGGGATACCATAAGCCAAAAACGCCTGTTTACATGAAAACTGCATAGTCAAGTCATGATCAACACATCATATTGACACGATTTTAGCTATTTGGGTGTTTACATGCATCACCAAAGCATTGTGTACGTTGATCCAAAATGCCAACTTCTCCTCATGTGCCAACTTTCGAGGGTCGAAATTTTCTAATCGAGAAATAAGACTCCTGCAAAATgtaaaaacataatattcaaAGTGCAGCATATGTTAAGCAGCCACCCAAGAAGAGAACCTAAATGGCTAAATCTTGAAGATTAGTTAGTAGGTCGGACAACCCCTAAACttaataacaattccataatttataACAGATTCAATATGGGATGGTAACAAGTTAGATGATGCAAAATAGAGATATGTGAACATATCAGCATGGTGGAAGTATGCTCACCTAAAATTTTGCAACAAGTATTCATTATCACCCAATTTCTGGCCATTGCTATGCAAACAATGTACTTCAACCATTGTGCTGTAAGGTCCACAAAAATCTTTTAGTCCTTCAACGTGGAAAGGATTATCCAGCCGAACATCAAAGGAAGAATCATTTCTCAATCCTGGACTCCACAAGTTGCATTGATCTTTTGGAGAAAATGCACTCATTGATGACAAAGATGAAGTGGGAGATAACAGGCCATGATTTGTTAATGGAGGATCAGCAAGTTTGCAATATATAATGGACATGCACTTGACCATATGCTCAGAAAGCTTGTTCGGTGTCTCTATGAAATGATCTGAGATACAAGTTCCAAGATGATCTGCTAGACTGATGACCTGTGAAGAATTATTCTGCGCATACTTTAAGAAAACAAAGAAATTTAAGTTACtggaaaattgaaaattttaaaaatacggAAATAAAGGACAAACGTGAGATACCTCCATCATGGATAATGGTTGAGAACAACAAGCCCGCAAAGCTTTCCCAAAGGCTTCCGCTGGAGGTGAGTTTTGGTTTCCCTGAGATGAGTATTGGCACACAGAAGAACGAGAACATAGTACACTTGAATCATTGAACTTCTCTACGGTTGAATCATCGAGTTCCTTCCTCGTATTGGATACTGTTGGAATTTCAGTTTGAGGCAAAAACTTCACTCTTGCTGACGTAATATCCGATCTTGAAAAATCTAGGCGCCTTCTTCTTGGCGGTGATATGGGTGGTTTCAAATCTTCGTGTTTCTTGGAGAGGGACAAGGAAGGTATTTTTTGATCAAATGCTTTCCTGTACAGTGAAAGAAGATACTGTTCCAGATGCCCAACTTCTAGCTCCAAAACGGCAATATCTCTGATGAGTCCTGTGGTTGGCTGTATATAGTTTGAGCAATTTTCATCAAAACCACTATGGTTGGCaagttcatgaaaaatattaagcTAGCTATAGAACTATAAGAAAATAAATGGGAGACTTATGTAAGGTTTGTGGAGGAGAAGACCAAgaagataatgataaaaaatctCGTTTAAGTTCCAAATGTAAGAGCTACAGAGTGGTACCTTAAGAACAGTGGTTACGTCGGAAATATCATTGGAGGAAGTCCTATAACCTAGAGCCTTTTCGAGAGCTCCACGGACAGTCATTTGGTCATGTAATCTCTTTTCAAGCTGCAATATCTGGCATGGTGAATTGTGTATTACTGATCAAGGTTGACAACATTTGAGATTTGAATTTTACAAAGCTTAGAAAATCAATATTATCCCATACCTCTTGCTTCAAAGAATACTGGATATCAGCATTCGTTGTTTGCCCTTTCTTCCTGTCGGTACATTCATTGGAGCATCCCATGTTCTGGCAGCCGAAAAAAGAAAACACGTCTTAATCAAAGTCTACATATCATGGTCGATTGAATCAAAATAAACATAATTCCAGAAAAAGCAGCAAATGATAGACGGAGGAAAAGAATGGGACTATAAACGGCAAACAATTACATCGAATATACACaagcaaaagtttgataaatgCCGGAGATACAAAAAATTTCGTTACAAATGACAACTGCCGACCCTATTCACAACGTCAAAATTCTACAACAAAGTAACCACACCAATTTCGCCCCACGAACTGCTTCAGTAGATTGATCCTGCATATCTTGCTCTTGTTCTTTGCAGTTGGGGAAGCTGCAATTGCCACAGAAGTAAGAGAGCTTTAACAAAACAAATGCCatataattataaatcaatTACTAAAATAACACACAATCACAAAATTTTAATCTAAGATTCAAGATTTAAAACAAATAATCATTCCCCACATTCTCATTTCTTCATCAACTTTTCCAATGTAAGCAAAAATAAGATGAACACCAAGAAATAGCATAATGGCTCACAGTCAAACGGATAAAATCATTATAATGCAGAGATACTCTCGAACGGCAgaggaaattttaaaatatcaccgAAGTCTTCTAATTCATAAAGAAAATCATTAGCCTTAACATTCTCATACTAACAACCCCAAAATAGCGTCACCAAACAAGAAGATCACCTCTTGGATCGCTTGTGTTGGACCAGCTCCGGCCACCTACCGTCGCCAAACCTTTCCAAACTCATCTCTGTAAATCAttcgagcacaatataacaTTTCTAACAAACAAAACTTAGTTTTACAAATTATATACAAAGCTTGAGGGGCCACTGAAAACTTCATACCTTCACAAGCTCTGATTTTGGAGCTATGAGTACCaagattgaatttttttaaaataaaaacaagaatTCCCAAAGGGGGTCCTGAAAACCTCAATCAACTTGGAGTTAAAAACCCGAAGTCTTCTTGCATATTTTTCACCCTTGCCCAATCCGATTTCTGAACACAGCAGTGGATCATGTGCACTCGTAAAATGTTCCGTCTCTTTTCACTTTGTAGGAAAGTAAAGCTCCCATTTTCATCCACACCCCTACAAAATCTGCTGCCTCATCTGTGGCTTATGGGCAATGAAGGAACCTCTAGGTGCTATAAAGGAGCGTAAACTCTGCCTACAGGATTTTACTTGAAATGAAGAAAATCTCGAGCTCTTATTGTCAAAGAGTGTACAAAGGTAGATTCTTTAAAAGGTGACAGAATTAGAGGAAatattgaaagaaaaaaaagtaTGGTTGGTGATAGAAAAGTGAATTGCTTGAGCGATAAAACTGTGATTAAAAATGAGGAGGGTGTCACAAAATCCAATGGCTGCTCTTGTCTCTTAGAGCACCCGCATTGGTCTCCTCTGTGTGTTGCGGGTCAAGGACTCCTTCTCCCACCCCTTCTTCAAACTCCTGTTCTCTATTTTTTATAGATAAATCTCTGATCAAAGATAGAACAAGACCACCTCATCAAAAATCGTAGGATCCACATGCCACTTACACATTACATTAACACATCTATTctcccacattcattttaacattcacacATATTATTTGTAGGTATCGCTGTCCACTCATTCATCTTATTCTTACTTTAAATTACGTGTCACCAAATCAGCGACAGTTTTTTAAAAGCCGTTgctaaaaaaccgtcgctaataccgtcgctaattgtccaatttttttaaaaaataaactgacACAGGGGCGTTCAACGCCACATACCCTCTCTTCTGTGAGTGGGCGTTATAATGCCCACTCACAATGGATAACACTCATTTAGCATCCTATTGTGGGTGCTCTTACCAC
It contains:
- the LOC142537025 gene encoding uncharacterized protein LOC142537025 isoform X1; amino-acid sequence: MSLERFGDGRWPELVQHKRSKSFPNCKEQEQDMQDQSTEAVRGAKLNMGCSNECTDRKKGQTTNADIQYSLKQEILQLEKRLHDQMTVRGALEKALGYRTSSNDISDVTTVLKPTTGLIRDIAVLELEVGHLEQYLLSLYRKAFDQKIPSLSLSKKHEDLKPPISPPRRRRLDFSRSDITSARVKFLPQTEIPTVSNTRKELDDSTVEKFNDSSVLCSRSSVCQYSSQGNQNSPPAEAFGKALRACCSQPLSMMEYAQNNSSQVISLADHLGTCISDHFIETPNKLSEHMVKCMSIIYCKLADPPLTNHGLLSPTSSLSSMSAFSPKDQCNLWSPGLRNDSSFDVRLDNPFHVEGLKDFCGPYSTMVEVHCLHSNGQKLGDNEYLLQNFRSLISRLENFDPRKLAHEEKLAFWINVHNALVMHAFLAYGIPQNNTKRMLLLLKAAYNVGGQIVSADAIQTSILSCRMSRPGQWLRLLLSSRTKFKPGDERQGYAVERPEPLLHFALSSGSHSDPAVRIYTPKRVFQELEAAKEEYIRATFGVRKDKKIVLPKVVQSFSRDSGLCAAGIMEMIQHSLPESLRKSVKKRQLRNPLENIKWAPHNFAFRYLISKELVK
- the LOC142537025 gene encoding uncharacterized protein LOC142537025 isoform X2 yields the protein MSLERFGDGRWPELVQHKRSKSFPNCKEQEQDMQDQSTEAVRGAKLNMGCSNECTDRKKGQTTNADIQYSLKQEILQLEKRLHDQMTVRGALEKALGYRTSSNDISDVTTVLKPTTGLIRDIAVLELEVGHLEQYLLSLYRKAFDQKIPSLSLSKKHEDLKPPISPPRRRRLDFSRSDITSARVKFLPQTEIPTVSNTRKELDDSTVEKFNDSSVLCSRSSVCQYSSQGNQNSPPAEAFGKALRACCSQPLSMMENNSSQVISLADHLGTCISDHFIETPNKLSEHMVKCMSIIYCKLADPPLTNHGLLSPTSSLSSMSAFSPKDQCNLWSPGLRNDSSFDVRLDNPFHVEGLKDFCGPYSTMVEVHCLHSNGQKLGDNEYLLQNFRSLISRLENFDPRKLAHEEKLAFWINVHNALVMHAFLAYGIPQNNTKRMLLLLKAAYNVGGQIVSADAIQTSILSCRMSRPGQWLRLLLSSRTKFKPGDERQGYAVERPEPLLHFALSSGSHSDPAVRIYTPKRVFQELEAAKEEYIRATFGVRKDKKIVLPKVVQSFSRDSGLCAAGIMEMIQHSLPESLRKSVKKRQLRNPLENIKWAPHNFAFRYLISKELVK
- the LOC142537025 gene encoding uncharacterized protein LOC142537025 isoform X3, coding for MGCSNECTDRKKGQTTNADIQYSLKQEILQLEKRLHDQMTVRGALEKALGYRTSSNDISDVTTVLKPTTGLIRDIAVLELEVGHLEQYLLSLYRKAFDQKIPSLSLSKKHEDLKPPISPPRRRRLDFSRSDITSARVKFLPQTEIPTVSNTRKELDDSTVEKFNDSSVLCSRSSVCQYSSQGNQNSPPAEAFGKALRACCSQPLSMMEYAQNNSSQVISLADHLGTCISDHFIETPNKLSEHMVKCMSIIYCKLADPPLTNHGLLSPTSSLSSMSAFSPKDQCNLWSPGLRNDSSFDVRLDNPFHVEGLKDFCGPYSTMVEVHCLHSNGQKLGDNEYLLQNFRSLISRLENFDPRKLAHEEKLAFWINVHNALVMHAFLAYGIPQNNTKRMLLLLKAAYNVGGQIVSADAIQTSILSCRMSRPGQWLRLLLSSRTKFKPGDERQGYAVERPEPLLHFALSSGSHSDPAVRIYTPKRVFQELEAAKEEYIRATFGVRKDKKIVLPKVVQSFSRDSGLCAAGIMEMIQHSLPESLRKSVKKRQLRNPLENIKWAPHNFAFRYLISKELVK